Part of the Hirundo rustica isolate bHirRus1 chromosome 3, bHirRus1.pri.v3, whole genome shotgun sequence genome, TGTAACCTTCTCATCTGGTTCAGTCTGTGCTGCGGCTGCCACAGCAGGGATCTGAAGCAGTATTAAGAAGCTATGCTTTAGTGGAAGGGTCAGTGAAATTAACTTCTGCCCTGAAGGTGCAAGGCGTGGAAAATGATTCTGGCTATAAGGGCCTGTGCTCACTAGGGAGGGCTGGAATCTGTTGGCCTTTTCCCAACAGCAGCCTCAAAGATACTCAGTCCCAGGAAGATGCACACGGTTGCAGCGCTTGTGGGGAAagatggagaagggaaggatgaaACATGACTCAAGCCTCTAGAAACCTAAGAATCTACATGGAGATGGGGAGGACAGAAAAGGAGGCTtataaaagcagcagctgctgggaagttTCAGAGAGCACTTGTAACTGACTGGGCAGGAGAGAACAAAGCAGAATCgctgccacagcagctcagctttATAGAAGAAATGACAGCTTAGAAATAAATGCTGgcacaggaatattttaaagcatcACCAAAACATATCCAGCAtgttgagaaaaataaacagaaaatgtctcTGTCCTGGACACACAccaagaaacaggaagaaatagtTTGACTCATTTTTGCACTGTGAGAGACAACTACCAAAATGCCACAGGAAGAGCAGTCCACATCGTATTACTGAAGACCCTTTGTCTCTTCCATACTAATGTGGAACACGGCAGAAGTTTTTATGATCTTGACCAAGGCtacaaaaagcaaattatttaaaCTAAGTATGAACCTTCCAACCAATGCAGTTCTTTACAACTGTGATCTCTAGGTTTCCCgttcctgttttctttccatcttcCAAATTTCTACTCCCTACCCCGTGCCAAGTTTTCCAAAATTACACTatctttatataaaatataaccTAGGGAATGGGAAGGATGTTATCTTCTAAGAGCATGTTTGGGATTAACCTTGTTATGCAAAGTCCAGAGACAAAAGCTGCTTATCTGGGCAAGACACTTTGACATCACTAGCTAGAAAATACCAAAGTAGCATAAATCAAAGCATAATCCCCACAATAAATAAAaggggttttcttgtttgtttgggttttttttccccctagtgATATTTCAGAACCGTGCTTTCAAAAAACCTTTTCCATTGTTGGATTAAAAGTGAAGGAAACTCAATTTCTTACCTATGTTTTTGCAAGTTTTATGTTCATAACAATGTAAGGAGTTGCTCTGCTGGATCAGGGCCTTAAGTCTCTAAAGAGTTACACCTCTGCAACAACTAAAAAATGCttcacaacaaaaataaactagGGAAAGGAGAGGATTCTAGCATCCTCAGAAGGCTTCACGCATCAAAACAGTTATAAAATtatccctccagggatggtacAAATCTTCAGGTTTACTTCAAAACACCGCAGCAGATACAGACACGGTTTTCCATTTGCTCTTTAATGAACTCCCCCACTCTGACTGCTGTACACTTGATGCTCTTGTCAAAGCCAACTCCCCTTGAGTCCTTCCTTCAGGCATGCCTAAGCCATAGCTCCTGAGGAgcacctgctccaggagcaggtgGATTCAAGTGGAACTCTACAGCAGGGTTATGCGCAGAGAGGCCGGCTGGGTAACCAGGAGTCAAGGTTTGGAAGGAAGAGAGCAGGCACTGAGCACATTAGCACAGCTGGCACacccacaggctgtgctgggctcctgctgcctgcccagacCTGTCTCATCCCACAGGACCACTGACAGACCCGTGAGGTcctggtccctgtccctgcctgcctcaACACCACTGCACAGCTCCTTCTCCATCAGACTGAGCGTGTCCGTGGCACACGCCTTGCTGCGCTCCAAAGAGAGGAAGATTTGATACATGGCTCACAGGGTCAGAAAAGCaggccacagctccagggcttTTAGTCTAGGAACTGCAACTCCAGATGTGGGGGATAAACTATCTGTTATGAGCTGAACAACCCATTcagataaacaaaaaaaacccagagaccTTTCCTGCTTCTATTTcaggataaaaataatttgctacCATTATTGTTCTAGAGTATTTTGCCATTACACTTTCTAATGAGGGAGAGCAATAAACTGTCCAGAGAAACACCACACCtcaaattctgaaagaaaataacgTATTAGTGAATggactttcaaaaaaaaattcgTTTATGTAAAATGATGTTCTATTTACAAAGGTCAGTATGCTCTTCAGGATAAGCGTAACcactaccagaaaaaaaatatacataaaagaAACACCTCATCTTTCAAATAGACATTTACAAATACTCTGCTTAAACTACTAGAAAAATTAAGACACTTGACATCAAGAGTGCATTCTGCATGCAGTTAGGATAGAAATTACATTGCTGGACTTCAGTGTGTTATTTCTTATCACTGTGAACAACACACGCTCGGGCTTTTCTGAAACACCACAGCCTGGCTATTACCTTAGGATCTCAAAAGGAGGATGTGGATCTCCATTAACGAGTTATTAGCTACTCTCTGTTTTGCCATTAAAAAAGGACATCccaattttcttctcagtaggAGGGTCTGATCTTGTCCAACTCGGTGTCCTTTTCCCTGAGTTTCTCTTTAGTGTTCTGCTAGGATGATGGGTGGCTTGGTACATCTACCAGTCCTTGGTGAGCACTCTTCCCGTTACAAGGCAGAGTTCAGAAATTCCAGGAGCTGTGCACGGTTCcggtctctctgcagagcagacaaGCAGAGGCAGTGGTTGAACAGACCTGTACTCAGGAGCAAGGACACAGATCCCtgttttctgtggggttttcaCATCCCACAGCAAGTGCCATTGGCACAGCTGGGTCTAACTAGCTACCAGTGAGGCGTGGGAAGTGCCAGGCAGCAGGTCCTGGGGAGACAAGCTGCCACTATTCCGTGAGACATTTCCTAAGCGGCTCCCTGAGGAGGCTCCACTGGGTTGTCACAAGGGAACTCACAAGCACAACAGATGATCCTCTCTGGTGGCTGAGGCAACTTTCACTGTACTCACAGCAAGTCCTGTGCTTTGGgaagtatctttttttttccctaggcaCAATCAGCAGCTTATGCAGCATAACAGAACCCTGAATTTAGGTTCTTTCTTCACATAAAAGATGGCCCAACCAGCCAATTCCagcattttttataaaatattattgaaTCTTTAAATATTGTAAAGAATGGATGTTGTTCAATTCAGCAAGATCACAGGCACCCATCAAAAAAAGGACCGAcatcaaatattttaacatcAGATGTTGTAACAAGCAGGTTACTGGAACAGAACTAGCAAACACTCAGCATAATTTAACACACACTTTGGCGTCACACAGAGCAGATAATGTGTTTTCAGTCAAATTTAACACAGAATGCTCAGGACTGTTTTGGTAGCTGTAGACTGAACTGGTAGGGCTGAATCAGAATCTGCCAAGCCGGATACCTCAGGGAAGTAACACCTCCTGACCAGTACCAGAGCCCTCTGCAGGTCACCCTGAGCTGTGGAAATTGTTCAAGGGTGAAGGTATTAGTTAAGCACTGAGTCCAAACATCCATAGCAACAGCACACAACACTGTTCATGGtatttatttccctgggtaTCTCAGCAAAAACATTTGACTGCTCTGAGAAAATGCAGGAGCATGTGGTCCTAATACTActgggctttttaaaattcctctcTAAATAAAGGCTAGTCTTGCATGTGTTAGAAAAACGCAGTAAAGTAGCAATTACCACAGCCGATCACAAGAGACTAAAAGAAGGTGACTATAATTAACACCAGTGTAAGAGAAAGCTACAAACTGCCTAATCATTAGAGGCTGAAATTCTAAGAAACTGCACAAGCATCCTTTGGTTTATCTGCTCATGACTGAGTATTCCAAGCCCCTTCATAACAAAAACCCTGCcaaaagaaggaattaaaatttcCCAGAGGGCATCACAGCCACACTAAAAGCTACTCTCAGTTTACAACTCCTAACTGCAAGACCCACTCTTCCACAAAAACTGCTATtggaaaaacattaaaagacACAGCATTTTTTCGCAGGGACATTTAGACTACTTAACTCTTACTTCTATATCTTCCTTAgtcttctttattttcatcttaattttctttccagttatCATGCTGtagttttcattcttctttttgtttttgaagaactgAAATGAGATCACATGTTAAAAAGATATAAGCTTAGCTTTGTACCATTACAAATCTTACATAAAATTACAGACAATGATCTCTTATACTTCCTAACAGTCCACAACAACAGAGAGAAGTTTCTACTGGTTGATGACCAAACTGGTGAACttataaacatttttatgaCAAGACATATTAAGTACgaaggaagagaaataaaaacagggCTTCACACTTGGACCAGCATACCTTGGAAAGCTGGACAGgtcctgttttctctttctttttcttcttttctttccttttcttcattttgttctcctttttccttttctacaaGAATAAGGCATAAGCTCTTAGGCTTACACTAGCAAGggcaaaaatccccaaacccagaAGGATCTCTCAAGGCCACTCAAGTCAAGACAGCCACTACTGCTTGCCCTGACCACTGCTGGACAAGTAGTGGAAAGTAACGCACCAGAGTTAGCAACCCTCAGGACtctgaggaacagaaaaggtCTGATGCTTCGTTCTCTCTCTTTTAAAGTAACCCCAATATATAAAATCACTGacaatggaagagaaaaattacaACGGCAAGAATTTACCACTCGCCTCTCTCACCGGCTATAAGTAATTTCTTCTGATGAATTCTATAAAGTTATCAAGATTCCCCACTTCCCTTTTCTTCAGAGACTACTTTAAACTCCAGCTGGACCAGCAATAATTGGCAAAAGTAACTTTCAAATTATTCCTCTTTTTGTATAAAGTCAAGTGCCCATTTATCAGTTCAGCTGCCACCAGCCTAAAAGCATCTATATTTACATagccacaaacacaaaaaatattgtCTTACGTGGCATTTAAGGTTATTGAAATATAAAGAACTGGTTATTGAAATATAAAGAACTATTTTGTTTGTTaactgtttatttctctttgtaaaCTTTTAcctttttgttgtgtttttcttttttcttcttctttgacTTAGACTTAGGAGAAtctaaaattaaagaaaacaaaaaaaaaaatcaaaccctcTAAGTTTAGCATTCTGAAAAAGGCATTTGTTTTACAGATAAgaacagagaaatgtaaaacatATGAAGAAAATGCTTTAGTTCAGCTATATATACACTGACACAGGTTGAACTAACCCTGAGAAAGAGAACACATTAAGTTACTGCCACTTACTGGACTCACATGGAAACTGAAAACACCTGATTTACTGATTCTGCAGATGTAACAGCTTCACAGCTTTGAGGACTTTGAGTCATCGAAGTTAAATGCTTGAAATGTTAAGACCAAAGTAGGACTAAATCAAACCCACAGCTCTGGTCTAGATAGACTGGTGAAGTAAAAAAAGCGCTGCTTTGAAAAGATAACAAAAAGAGGGGCTTAAATGTACACAGCATATTGTTACCAAGTAACAGTTTTTTGAATGGCAGCTTCTCTTTTGAAGGAATTCAAATCAACACAAGAACACTGCAAACTGTGTGTGAAGTGGCGCCTTTACACACAATTGGAAAGGGTTATGAGAGAAACATCCTGAACAAGCAGCACTTGTATTCTGCACTGTCACTCTGTGGtggttttgtcattttaaaaacaagttttaaatGCTCTCAGGAGTGCtatcaaaactggaaaaaatcatgTGCATGTGGAGGTAGCTTACCTCTACTACTGCTAGAAGAAGATGACCTTGATGATGACCGtgatgaggaggaagaagcGGATGTACTGCTAGAAGACGAGGTGGATGAAACAGATGAGGATCTGCTTCTGCTACGCTTTcgtttccttttttcttttccttagggCGAAACAAGGCAACAGTGACAAGCCCGCTAGTAACTGTGGCCTACAGAAATGACTCCTAGCAGAACTTAAACATAATAAACCCCTGTTTTGAGGGGTTGGTTGtggtttttccctgctcttccagtGTGCCATGGTCTATTGGCATCAGCAAGTGACCGACCCCGGTAAGTGACACGGAGGGTGACACACAAGCAAACAccacagaacagcagcagatcACAGCGCCTACCTCGGGCCTTCAGCCCTTCTGAGCTCGCGCACAGCGTCCTGGTTTTTTCATCCTTCTTGTTATCCATATCTAGTCAGAGGCAAAAGGACATTCAGTAACACCATTTCCAAAAGACTTTGCGGTGGAAGCTGAGAAACAGAGGAAACGAGCCAGCACTCCCGAGGGCAGCGCAGAGTGGGACAGGTCGGCAGGGACCACGGAGGGTCACCCGGTCCAGCCTCCCCGCCCCAGCAGGGTCACCCCGGAGCACACGGCACAGGATGACATCCCCCTCCCGTGACACTGCACCGCACTGCGCGGGGACAGCTCGTTCAGGCTCATGCCCCGGCACCAGAAACCGGAGGCCAGACCCGGGCGCAGACGCCGGGGGGTTTTCACCCACACCGACGCGTCGGGCTGTCGCTGGATCACGGATCCCGCCCACGGCCCTCAGCGGCCGGACGGCCCCCGTCCCGTCCCACCCTTCCCCGGCCGCCCCAGGGCCCCGGACCCACCCGCGCtgcggccgcggccgccccggctccgccgccccgcgcccggcgCCGCCCGCGACCCGGAAAGGGCGGGGGCCGCGCGCCGCCGCTTCCGGCCCTCCCTCACGGCAGCCgggggggacacggcggggacacgggggggacacggcggggacacggggggagaCACCGCCCACACGCCCCCCACACACCGCCCGCCCACACCGCCGGGCCTTGCCCTGCCCAGTGTCCCCTTCCCCGCTGCACAGTCGCGGGGTACTGGAACGGTTCCTGTTCCTGCTCCGAACCGCAACAAATCCAGCCCCTGCTGAGCCCAAAGCCGCCCCAACCACAAATGTCATCGCAGTGCATCCTCAGACCTCGAGGATATTCATCCGATCTAGCGGGATTTACTGAACTTGGATGTGCGGCTGCTCTGCGATATCCAAGTGCAAACCAAAATGCCCATGAAGCACACCGATTCCTAATCTAAAGCAGTGCTGGgggttttctgtatttttttttttattttttttaattagttcaAACAAATACTCCACATCCTTAAAAGTCTGCTTCAATCCAGCCAAAAGGAATATAGGCCACAGTCCCTCCCAGAAGgatgataaaattatttattcttacATTAGTTTATGTACACAGTAAAGACATTTGGCCAGAAAAATGCCTCGATTGTAGTAGGAGCTATTCAAACAACTACAAACTATCAATAAATACATTAGAAACATACGGTACGCTGATGTAGAAATAACCTACGCTCTTTTGGTTACTTACCCAGTACAATATTATTGAAAAGTTTTTTGGTATTCTTCATGCAACATCAAAATTCTTCCTGACAATTCATGCtatacaacattttttttttttctttattagaaATGGGATGAAATTTAAAACCCTGTTTAGAAGTagtaaaaaaatcattgaaaatTTTAACATAAATCTCTTAATTTCTGTACTAAAAAGAACCAATTTAAAGAAggttgtcttttaaaaaaatcaattttctcaACTAATTCTTTATAAAACAGGCAGTATTTCAAAAGGGATGTTTCCATCACCCAGGATGAATTTGtgcttcagaattttaaaaggaatattCATGGCAAAAACCTAAACCCAGCCAGTAGGTAGAGGAGAGATAGTAGTACTAACTGCCTAAAACCAGACATGCTTCCAAAATCTGTCTAGGAAAACACTAAACACTTATCCACATCACTATGCCATCACCTATTCTAACAATTAGAAACGGAGTTTTAATAATACTTAGCTCTTTTCATGCTCAAACTTCTTCACAAACATTTAAATAGCCCTAACGCTTCTGCAAGTATTATTATCCCCATTTTACATTTGGGGTGGTGGAGGCAGAAAGGGCTGGGAATTTGCCAGGATACAGACCACACACATCCCTTTCATCTTGCCTCCCTTGCTTCTCCGGGTTCTTTATCACTTTCTGTATTTATCACTCAGTGTACTGGAGAGCCCCAGGACACATGGATGTGGGACTAACATTCCCATCAGTTATTAGTGGTTATAATGCAAGTTGTGTGACTTTGAAAGTCACATGACAAATATTAAAGTAATAATCGACGTGAAATCCAGGCTCAGGGTTGATGTCACAGAATGGCACACCACTGTCAGAACAAGCCTGCTTTTTCTGTAACCAAGTGTTACACctaatttgttctgttttacaGCTGAAATAACTCTTGAAGTCAATGGTGGTGGCAcacaagaataaaagctgttccACACAATCTGTCCCCAGGAACACGGAAAGTCCTTATGGTGGCTCAGTACGTCTTGACAGTGCAAAACAAAAAGGACTTCTAGatcaaaacagagatttcacATGTGCTAACCCACCATGAGGTACAGATTACTAAGGTCTCTTCCCCTCCACCCCTGAGTTAGGAAATACATATGTCTGAATTATGTCCTGAAAACCATGTGGGAAAGTAAATGTCTAGCAGTAAGATCGCAGATACAAAATCTTCATCTTGGTATCAATCCCTTAATTATTTATCTTGTTATCAACATCCCGCACAGGaagggaatttttcattttgccacATTTGCCCTC contains:
- the LOC120751250 gene encoding corepressor interacting with RBPJ 1-like; this encodes MDNKKDEKTRTLCASSEGLKARGKEKRKRKRSRSRSSSVSSTSSSSSTSASSSSSRSSSRSSSSSSSRDSPKSKSKKKKKEKHNKKKRKKENKMKKRKEKKKKKEKTGPVQLSKFFKNKKKNENYSMITGKKIKMKIKKTKEDIERDRNRAQLLEFLNSAL